Proteins encoded by one window of Halorubrum ruber:
- a CDS encoding redoxin domain-containing protein, with protein sequence MVSTGDAAPTFTATVGTSDHEPFDLDEEIGDGPVVLAFFPGAFTPPCTNEMIAFQERADAFESAGATLFGVSADSPFSQGAFREEHGIEFDLVSDMAGDAIRAYGLEIDIAELGLHGIANRAVFVIDDDGEVVYDWVADDPTNEPDYEAVLDAVESA encoded by the coding sequence ATGGTATCCACAGGCGACGCCGCACCCACGTTCACCGCGACGGTCGGCACGAGCGACCACGAGCCGTTCGACCTCGACGAGGAGATCGGCGACGGGCCGGTCGTGCTCGCCTTTTTCCCCGGCGCGTTCACGCCGCCGTGTACGAATGAGATGATCGCGTTCCAGGAGCGCGCCGACGCGTTCGAGTCGGCCGGCGCGACCCTCTTCGGGGTCAGCGCCGACTCGCCGTTCTCGCAGGGCGCGTTCCGCGAGGAGCACGGGATCGAGTTCGACCTCGTGAGCGACATGGCCGGCGACGCGATCCGGGCGTACGGGCTGGAGATCGACATCGCCGAGCTGGGCCTCCACGGCATCGCCAACCGGGCGGTGTTCGTGATCGACGACGACGGCGAGGTCGTCTACGACTGGGTCGCCGACGACCCGACGAACGAACCCGACTACGAGGCGGTCCTCGACGCCGTCGAGAGCGCTTAA
- a CDS encoding DUF367 family protein has translation MDLHVRYEGDDDPDKCTARKLARFDLAALHRSDRATPYGVVLNPHAERALSPADAEMARESALVALDCSWESAGEKMFSLPGEHRALPYLVAANPVNFGRPMRLTTVEAFAAALIILGERDHAERVLSKFTWGETFLELNDEPLRRYADCDDSSEIVAIQQEYLDRE, from the coding sequence GTGGACCTCCACGTCCGGTACGAGGGCGACGACGACCCCGACAAGTGTACGGCCCGGAAGCTCGCGCGCTTCGACCTCGCGGCGCTCCATCGCTCGGACCGGGCCACGCCGTACGGGGTCGTCCTCAACCCCCACGCCGAGCGGGCGCTCTCGCCGGCGGACGCCGAGATGGCCCGCGAGAGCGCCCTCGTCGCGCTCGACTGCTCGTGGGAGTCGGCGGGCGAGAAAATGTTCTCGTTACCCGGCGAGCACCGCGCGCTCCCGTACCTCGTCGCCGCCAATCCCGTGAACTTCGGGCGGCCGATGCGGCTCACGACGGTCGAGGCGTTCGCGGCCGCACTGATCATCCTCGGCGAGCGCGACCACGCCGAGCGGGTCCTGTCGAAGTTCACGTGGGGCGAGACGTTCCTCGAACTCAACGACGAGCCGCTCCGGCGGTACGCCGACTGTGATGATTCCTCGGAGATCGTCGCGATCCAACAGGAGTACCTCGACCGCGAGTAG